AAGCTGGACCGACTCAGCCGCAGCCTCAAGGACCTGCTTCACCTGATGGAGCTGCTGGGAGATCGGGGCGTAGGCTTTCGCAGCTTGACGGAGGCCATCGACACCACCACCCCGGCGGGCCGAATGATGATGCAGATGGTGGGGGCCTTCGCGGAGTTCGAGCGGGCCATGATCCGGGAACGAACCCGCGCGGGCCTGGAACAGGCCCGGCTGGAAGGGCGTGTTGGAGGCCGCAAACGCAAGCTCTTGCCCCATCAGGAACAGGACATCCGCGAGTCGGTGGGGTCCGGGCGGCGGACAGCGGCGCAGTGTGCCCGCCTATTCGGGGTCCATCCCAGCACCATCACCCGACTGCTCCGGCGTTAGCTGGCGCGTGAAACACGACTGGTCCCCCGAAGAGCTGGCTGGGCAGTTCACCCTGACCCATCCAGAACGGGCGTTCCTGGGCTTCAAGGGCGAGGCGGCCTCGCTAAGTCTGGCTGCGCTGCTCAAGACCTTTCAGCTCCAGGGCGAGTTTCTGGACCATCCCCAAGGGGTGCCCGGTGTGGTCGTCGATTTCCTGGCCCAGCAGCTTGCGGTCTCCCCGGCATGCTGGGCGGAGGTGGACTGGTCCACCCGAACCGCTCGGCGTTACCGCGATGAGGTGGCACACTTCTGTGGCTTCCGGGCCTTTCGGGGGCTGGATGAAACCGCGTTGATCGCCCATCTCATGCCTCTGATCGCCGATCTCAATTCAGACTCGGAAACCTTGAAACAGCAGGGACGAGAGTTTTTGCGGGGAGAGCGCCTCGTTCCGCCCACGGCGGAACGCCTGGGACGTTGCCTGCGCGCTGCCGTGAACAGGCAGGAAGCCCGCTGGTTGCAAGGCATTCAGGCTCGCCTCAAGCCCCAGTCCTGTCAGTCCTTGGACGCTTTGATCAGCACTGACGCGGCGGCAGATGACCTGCAACCCCTTCTGGTCATCCGCTCCACGCTGGCCGCGCTCAAGGACACCGCCGGGCGGGTCAAGGTGGACACCGTCCTCGAAGAACTCGCCAAGCTCGACGAATTGCGCGCCCTGGGGCTGACTTCCGAGGTTTTCACTGGCGTTCCGCCCAGAGTCGTCGGGCAGTACCGTCGCCGGGCGGCCAGCGAACCGCCCCGCGAATTGCGACGCCATCCCGCCCCCTTGCGCCATGTCCTGCTGGCCGCGCTGTGCTGGCAACGCCAGACCGAAGTCACCGATGACCTGGTGGAACTGCTCATCCGGGTGGCCCACCACATCGGCACCCACGCCGAGAGCAAGGTGGAGGCGGAGTTGCTGCGGCAACTCCGGCGGGTCAGGGGCAAGAGTGCGCTGCTGTTCAAGCTGGCGAAGGCCGCCCGCGCTCAGCCGGAAGGAGCAGTACGGGAAGTGATCTATCCGGTGGTGCCGGAGCCGGTTCTCGATGACCTGATCCGCGAGATGGAGGCCGAGGGCAACTATGACCGCCAGGTGCGCCTGGTTACGCGCAATTCCTACGGCCACCATTATCGCCGGGCCATCTCGTTGCTGCTGGACGCCCTGACCTTCCGCTGCAATAACGACCGCCACCGGCCCATCATGCGGGCGCTGGAGCTGCTGGCGAAATACCGGGACCGCCGGACCTTGACCTTTCCCCTGAACGAGGACGTGCCGCTGGGTGGTGTCGTCAAGGACGACTGGCAGGCCCTGGTCCTCGATGACGTCGAGGGGCGCAAGGTCAACCGCGTCACCTACGAGATGTGCGTCCTGACCACGCTGCGTGACAAGATCCGCTGCAAGGAGGTCTGGGTCGAGGGAGCCGGGCGTTTCCGCAATCCCGATGAGGACCTTCCCGGCGACTTCGAGCAGAAACGGGCCGAGTACTACTCGGCCCTGGCCCAACCGGGTGAAGCTCAGACGTTTACCCGTCAGCTTCGCACCCACATGGAAACCGCGCTGGACGCACTGAACACCGATCTTCCCACCAACGCCAGAGTCAAGCTGGTCACGTCGAAGAAGGGGAAGGGGCGGCTGTCAATCTCGCCGCTGGCCGCCCTCCCCGAACCGCAGAACATCACCCGGCTGGCCGCGGCGCTGGTACAGCGCTGGCCGATGACCAACCTGCTGGATGTCCTGAAAGAAACGGAACTGCGGACCGGGTTCACCACCGCCTTCCATTCGGTGGCAGCCCGTGAGGTGCTGAGCCGTGAGGTGGTGCAGCGCCGATTGCTGCTGTGTCTGCACGGCATCGGCACCAACGCGGGCCTGAAGCGGATGTGCAGTGGGGGCGGGGAGGACAGCTTCGCTGACCTCCAGTACATCCGTCGTCGCTACGTCCACAAGGAACACCTCCGGGCAGCGATCAGCCGCGTGTGCAACGCCATCTTTCAGGCTAGGGACGCCACGCTGTGGGGCGAGGCCACCACCGCCTGCGCCTCGGACAGCAAGAAGTTCGGGGCCTGGGACCAGAACCTGATGACCGAGTGGCACGCCCGCTACGGCGGTCCCGGCGTGATGGTGTACTGGCACGTCGAGCAGCATTCGGTGTGCATTTACAGCCAGCTCAAAAGCTGTTCCAGCAGCGAGGTGGCCGCCATGATCGAGGGCGTGCTTCGGCACGACACCGAGATGGCGGTGGACAAGAATTACGTAGACACCCACGGCCAGAGCGAGGTGGGCTTCGCATTCTGTCAGCTACTCGGCTTTCAGCTTCTGCCGCGTCTGAAGAACATCAAGCACCAGAAGCTGTACCGCCCCAATAAGGGCGAGCCAGAAAAATACGTCCACCTGCAAGCGATCCTGACCCGCCCGATCCAGTGGGAGCTGATCGAGCAGCAATACGATGAGATGATCAAGCTCGCCACCGCCCTGCGGCTGGGGACGGCGGACGCCGAGAGCATCCTGCGGCGCTTTACCCGCCAGAACGTGCAGCACCCGACGTACCGGGCGCTGGCTGAGTTGGGGAAAGCGGTGAAAACCGCTTTCCTGTGCGACTATCTGCGCCAAGAGAGCCTGCGCCGCGAGATCCACGAGGGCTTGCAGGTGATCGAGTCGTGGAACAGCGCCAACGACTTCATCCTGTACGGCAAGGGTGGCGAGTTCACCAGCAACCGCATCGAGGAGCAGGAAATCCAGATGCTGGGCCTGCACCTGCTCCAGGTCAGCCTGGTCTACGTCAATACGCTGATGATGCAGCAGGTGCTGTCAGAGCCGGAGTGGCAGGGGCAGTTGACCGGGGCGGACCTGCGGGCCTTGACCCCACTGAAGTGGCAGCACATCAATCCCTACGGCACCTTCACGCTGAATATGCATGAGCGGCTGCCACTCAGGGTCTAGCGGGTACAGGCGAGTTGGACAAATTTTTGTCCTTCGCTAGGTTAAGCCCTACACCAAGAGTCATCCCCCGGAGAGTGGACACAGAGGGGGAGGTGGGGGTGCATTACGCGTGGACAGGCCGACGGAGTCGGCCTCGTCGTCCCCCACCCTGCGCCTGACCGTGCTCGATCTCGACGACCGCGTGACCCCGGACGCTGACTACCCCTCAAAACGGGGCATGAGTGTGCTCAAGGCGCGCCAGGATGCGCCGGACGGATGCAGCAGAAGATCTTGGAGATGATCAAGCCCGAGTCGAAACACGGACACCGCACGGTGTCCGTGTTTCTTTACTTTGGTCGCCGTTCGACGTGCTACGACCTCGCCCGTCACGCACGCCCAGATGAAGGCGACGCTGACGACCGTCAGGAGCGAAGACACTCGTTCGGCGCGTGTCAGACCCGTATCTTCCAGGTTGAACCCTCTGGTTTTCAACGCGGCGTGCAGATTCTCTGTTTGCCAGCGCAGGGCATACCGGCGCATGTTCGGCAGGGCGTGGCCCCGATACGCCAGGTACAGCATTTCACCGGCTGCGTTTTGCGTGGCCGCCACCCGCAGATTCACACCGTAGATGCGGGTCTGGCGATGCCAGACCCTGACTTCACCCACCTGAAGGTTCTTGAAGACTGCCCAGACCGGCATGCAGTACGCGCCGATCGTAGCGCGAGCTGGGAGACGAATGCAGGGCGCAATCCCGTGCTGGTCGAGGAATCGAAACCAGTGCTGCCCAATGAATTCACGATCCGCGAGCAGGCACCGGATCTCCCGATCTGGGCAGAGCTTCAGGAAGCGCTCCACGAGCGCTTCCCGGACACAGGAACGACTGGCCCCCCCGTGCGGGAGCAGTGTCCACATCAGCGGCAAACTGAACCCGTTCCACACGGCAGAGAGCAGGAGAATATTGACGTCCTGCTGTCCAAGTTTCCAGTTGGTGCGGTCGAGAATGAGGTCGACTGGGCCGGGCGGGAGAAAGGACAAGGCGAATCGGGGGAACAGCGCCTCAGGAAACGGGAACTGGACGAACCGGCAGAGCCGCTGATACCGAGTCGTCAACGAGCCTGGGAGAGCGACGTGTGTCTTCAAGCTGTACAGGACGACGGTGCGCGCCTGAATGACCGCCAGGATCAGTGCCGTGAAGACGACGAGGCGGCGGGCGTCCACAGGGAAAGCAGACCGCAAGGCGGTCTGCAAGGTATCGTGAGGTGGTCGGTTCCCAAGGGTTTTCATCGCAGAAATACCGTACAGGAGCCGACTTTCTGCTGCCTACTGTGCGTTTTGAAGGGTAGTCAGGTTGTTGACACTTAGGAGCTCGGGTGGACTGGAAGCCCCTCGCTCTCACAGGCGCTGTTTGCCGGTGGACACCGTACTTTCGGAAACGCTGGGCACTTGGGCGGGCCTTTTTGGAACTAGCTCGTTTGCGGTGAGAAGCTGCTGGGCACACAAACGCCGTTCTTGCGGTGGTTGATGGGTCAAGCTGAAGATTCGCCATACACGGAGTACTTCCCAACTCGGTCTTCCGTCGCTCGCTCATACCGGAATAAATAAGAGAGGGCCCCCACACCGGGGGCCCTCTTCGCCGTCAATTGCAATGAGACACTCCAACAATTCACCAACTGTCGCTTCGCCTCCAGCGTCTGGCGCTCAAACGCGTGCCCCAGTAAGGGTGGTCCGGCCAGAGCGTCTTGCGCGTGATCGAGCCTTCCGCACAGCGTGGGTGCATTATTTACCCCGAATGTTTGAGCCGAAGCGGCCCACGACCTCACTTCCGCCGAACAAGCTCCCACTCATTGACAATCGCTTCCTGGGGCCACTCGAAACGCTCGCGTACGATTCCGAGCCCAGCAACCCACCAGCGGTCGAAAGTGATCGCATCTGTAGCCGTACGAACTACGTAACACGGCCGTTCTTCCCACTTCGTCACGTCTAAGAGCGACAGTTGCCCATCTTCTAATCGGTCACTCTTGGCAACCGTCTGACCATGCTCAGCTGCTGCTGGCAACTCAAGGACAGGGCTAGACGATCGCACATCGTCGCCATTCTCACTGCGAGGAATCTGGGCTCCGTGGCAGTAAATTCCGTCCGGGGCCACCAAATACACTTCTTTGGTTTCTCCGGCTTCGGAGTCGCCCATTGAACTAATGACCTCGAATCGTTGGTCATCAATTTGAGAGACTTTTCGGTGCAATTCCTGTCCAGTCGCCATCTGGAAAACGAACTCTCCAGGAACCAAGAACTCAGTTGGGTTGATTTGCATTGTCGCCCACCGCCTCAATATTTTTTGAGGGGCACGAGAGGCCCCTCAAGTTACTCATCCAAAGCTATTGACTGTTGGCCTCGCACACTGCCGTACAAGCAATGTAGCACGCGGCAACAAGCGGCGGCGAAACTGCACGTGGGCACAGCAGTGAGCATCTCAAGAAACAATCCAAAAGGTCCTGCGGTTCCGCCTCACCAGCGTTTTCCTCTACGAGGGCTGCCCAAGCAGCATCAGCGGACACCGGGGTGGACGCGGCGCTGCCAGTGGTGGAGACGCTCACCTCCGGCAGGTTTGCCCCAACCAAAGCTCCTGCTGGAGCACTCGAAGCCGCGTCTCCAGCTTGCGCCTGCGCGACTGCCCCCCCACCCCACGACAGGGCCAAAAGAACGAAGACACTGACAAATCCTTTCATGATTTCTCCCTTCGCAACCTTTGTAGACATCACCTAATGGGTATCTTCTGCAAAGATGTGTTGCCTGTGCCTGATCCAGTAAGTCTCCATGTGATCTCCCCAAGTTCATTGATGAGTATGAATGTCGGCGTTGCTTTGACGTTATACTCATTATATATTTTTCGATTACTTAACTCATCAGATAAAATATCTATGTTGTTTTTTGCGCCAGCACTCTTAAATTGAGATTGCGTTTCGCTTATATTACTTGGAGCGATCACAAACATCCGCAGACTTGGCTTGTCATAGCTTAACTGGATGACTTTAGGCAATTCTTGCCTGCAAAATTCACAATCAAATTGATGGAAGACCAGCAATGTATACCTGGAGTCAATCCAAGCCACACCTTCTATTGGCGTAGCTCTGGCGCCGGGGGCACCTTTGGCGTACAACACAGTTTTCAAATCACCTTGAGAAAATTCACTTGCCAACTTCTCCAATTCCTCTAATGACAGTAGACCTTCGTAGAATCCCCGAATGACACTCCCTGAGTCGACAAATACGATTGCAGGGATGGATTTTAAGCCGTACTGGACGGCGATTTTGGCGTCCCTGTCCTCTTGTACTTCCGCAGTTATAGAGCTGCCAGCCAGCAGAGTTCTTCGAGCGACCGCTTCATCTGGAACGATGAGCGAAACTCGGATGCCGCCAAGTTGCTTCTGTATTACGGCCAAATGCGAGATTTGTAATGCACAGGATGAGCAGTCCGGTCTGACAAATAGATAGATGGTCGGCTGGACAGCCGAAGTACTCATGTCCTGTTTAAAGGATGAGCCATGTAGATCACCTCTCGTTATGCCAGTGAAAGCCTGTGCTGATGAGACAAGCAGGCAGACGAAGAGACAAATGAGCGCAATGGCACGCATTGAAGTACCCCCGATGTCTTGAATTTCGATGAGCGTAACAGTCTCAGCTTGACTGGTTGGCGCAAGTGTGGAGTCATGGCGGAAGTTAAATAAATAATTAATGTTTTAGAACATAACTTTAAACATTAAACTGTTTGAACTAAAGGAAGAGATATGGAAACGAAAAGGTGTAGAGTCGCCACTTTTGTGATCGCTATCACAAGCAGCCCTTTTGATTCTCGACTTTCAGATCGTCCAAAGGGTCGAGAGTGACCACTGGCACGGCTACCAGCGTTTGTTATCAGACTTGGTTCTGGACTCTTACAAGCGTTATTACCAGACGCGACTGCCCTGGTTGTAGGTGATCGTTGGCTGATAATGAATCTTCTCAGACATGCGCCTTTGCACTTCGCGCCTTACATCCTCCAATAAATCCGTGTTCTGGAGCGCCTCGGCTTGTAGAGTCTGCAGGTCATTTCACAAGCGTCACAAAGCTGGCGGCTCAGCTCCTTTTCGTTTCCATACCTTGAGTTGGCTGGAACCAGACCCTGTCGGCGAATTCAGAAGAGGACGCCAGGAACGCCTGCTCACCGACAACCACCAGTCGCCGGAAGGACCAAACCACGCTGAGTTCGTAATTCGCCAGCAAAGGCTGGTTCCAGCCAACTCCCCCCTCGCTTCTCATGCAGGAAAACAGGTTTTCAGGTTTTCGGGAATAGCATCCTGTAGGAGAAAGGGCTGGCCCTGACGCCAGCGCCGGAGCAGCCATTCCACCCAGATGTGCTCATCGGCCTGCAGGACCAGCAGGTTCTCTGGCCGGGCGTCTTTCTTGTCGCCATTGAGGTGGTGCACCACTTCGCCGGGCTCCAGCGGGCGCCCAAGCTGCTGCGCCGCGACGACTCGGTGCAGATACTCCATCCGTTTCGTTTCCCGGTTGTAGATCTGAGGATAGGACACAGAACCTCCTGAAAGACTGAATACCTGAAAAGAAGAATACCTGAAAACGGGTATAGGGGTATACCTGAAAACAGGTTTTCAGTACTCTGTAAACGATGTACAAAATTGCCATTGCCAACGACAAGGGCGGCGTCGGGAAAACCACGACCGCCGTCATGCTGGCCACGCTACTGGCCGAGCGCGGCCCGACCCTCCTGATTGACGCGGACGAGAAGACCGCGAGTGCCATGGAGTGGGCCCAGGCCGGACCCGGTCTGTCCTGCGACGTGGTGCCCATGGAGGCCTTCGAGAATCTGGCCCTCGACCCGTACAGCTACCTGGTGTTCGACACCAAAGCCGGTGAGGAAGCGGGCGACCTGCTGGCCCTGTCCCGGGCAGTCGATCTGCTGATCGTACCGACCAAACCCGACGCGCTGAGCCTGCGTGCCCTACCGAAGACCCTGGCGCCCCTGATGGAGCAGGGCGTGTCCAACTACCGGGTCCTTATCACCGATGTGCCCCCCGCCCCGAGCACGGACGGGCACGAGGCGCGGGTGGCCCTGATGGACCTGAACGTCCCGGTCTTCAGCCGTGACATCCGGCGGGCCAGTGCCTTCAACAAGGCCGCCCTGGCCGGCACGCGGGTGCGGGACGTCAAGGGAGATCAGCGGGCCAAGCTCGCCCACATGGATTACGACCTGGTGCTCAAGGAGATCCTGAAGTCAGTAACCCCGCGCTAAAGAGCGAGGCTTGTGTCTGGATTCCATCGCAATTCCGCGTATCTCGAAAGGCGAGCGGCTTTGACTTCAACATCCGACACATCAGGGCGCACTGACAACGCACCCGTACTCATCCAGTCCTGCCGGACGAGCATCGTTCGTAGGCCGATATTCACACTCGCCACCCGATCCGCGTGACCCCGATGACCACACACCTTACACACGAACTCCAGTCCAGCCCCAGGGCGGTTCCCCTTCGAGGTGTGGCCGCACTTGTAGCACGCTTGACTGGTGTAGTGGGCCTCCACCCGCACGGCAAGAGAACCGTGCAGTGGAGCCTTGTACGCCAGCGAAGACTGGAGTTCCGCGAACGACCACTGAGAACGGCGACGCTTGGCCCGCTTGGCCTTCTTGCTGGCCTTCGGGTTCCTGCGTCCCTCGGTACGGTCGTGGATGTTCGTGAGGTCTTCCAGACCGAAGATCGAGCCTGGAAAGCGGGTCAACAGCATCTTACTCAGAAGGTGGTTGCGATCAGCGACGAACCGTCTTTCCCGACTGCTGATGGCGACAAGTCGCCGCGTGGCAGAACGGGTGCCTTTGCGCTGGAGGGACTTTCTTGTACGAGCGAACTGGTCTTTTCGCTGGCGGACTGCCGCCCCCTTCTCGAACAGGCTTTGCCCGTCCTTATCGGTGGCGACGAAGTGATACCGCTGGCCGACATCCACACCCACCACGTTCTTGTGATCGGTCGGTCGGGGGTCGGGGAGATCAAGGTTCAGGGCGACGATCAGGAAGTATTGCTTCTTGGACTTCTGGTAGGAGAGCTTGGCTGCCCCCGTCTCGCAGCCCTGCGCGATGTACTCCAAGTGCTTGGTGTAGCCGTCGAACTCCAGAACGATACGGCCCGCCAGCGTGGAGATGCTGACTCGGCCATCCTTCTTCCACGAGTAGTCGCGCTGGTACTGGTACTCCAGCGTGCGGGAGACGAACCTGGGCGCAGCGTCCAGACCCTTGTATCGGCGCTTCGTGAAACCGCGTTCTCGGGCCTGAATGTTCTGCTTGAGCTTCGTCCACTGGGTCTTGTAGTTGGCCGCGACCTGCCGTTCCACCGTGCAGGCGAGTTGCGCCCCCAGCCCGAAACGCTCCCGCAACACTGCGTACGTCTCTTTGTGGAGCTTGGGGGCGCTGCTGGTCTTGTCCATCTCGAACGCCTTCTCGGAGGCGAAGTTCAGAGCGTCACGGTAGGCCAGAGATACCGCGTCCAGCATCGCCTTCTGTTCCGGCGAGTGGCGCAGTTTCAGCTTGGCGCTGATCGTGACCCTCATAGGAGAATTCTTATCACTATGAAGAAAATGACTCAAGAGGCTTCGGCCTCTGTAGCGCCGCCTGCGGCGCCGTCTCCATTTCTGCCCGCGCTGAAGCACGGGGTCTCCCGGAGTTTCCTATGAGCAAGTTCGGCGGTGCACTGAAGAAGCTCCAGGCCGTCCAGCAGGAGGACAGCGCCGGAAAACCTGAAAACCCGAATACTGGTAAACCTGAAGCGGTAACTGCTGCTGGCGCTCCAGCCGAAGCCCCCAAGCGAACCGGAAAACCTGAAAACCTGAAATCAGGTGAGTTGCCCGTAGCCGGTATCGAGCGTGAGAAGTACAGCACCTACCTCGACTCCGAACTCGTTACCGCCCTCAAGCTCCACGCCGTCCGGCACAAGATGAAACACCACCACGTGGTCGAAGCGGCCCTCCGCGCGTACCTCAAAGACCAGGAGTGAAGGGTGGCTGCGTGAAGGCGTTTCACGCAGCCACCTGCTGATTCTCCAGCGTTCCCAGGCCCCGGAGATCAATCGTGTGCTTCTGAAGACGCGGGCTTCTGGACGTTTTAGGCTCAGGGCATGTCTTCTGACGGTTCACCGGGGGTCGTGATCATGAGCGTCGTCCTGCTGTCATTCAGGTGTCTGGCATGGCCATGAAGCTCGCCGTTCCGTTCGCCGTCGATGAGCAGCAGCGTCTGATTCGACCGGCTGACGCGCAGCGCCACCACGTGTACTGGTGCCTGCAGTGTGGCCACCGGGTGCACTTCAAGCCGGGTAAGGTCCGGACCGCTCACTTCTTCCACGCGCATGGGAGCCAGTGCTCCGGCGAGAGCGTCCTGCATCTGGCGGCCAAGCGCGCCTTGGTCGAGGTCCTGCCGGGCCTGACGGAAGTGGGCCTGCTGCTGCCCTGCCGCCACTTCGATTGTCGTGAGGCAGAACTGGTGGTGTATCCGCTCCCCACCTTCGATCAGGTGCAGGCGGAAGAGACCCTGGGAGAGTACCGGTTGGACGTGGCCCTCCTGCAAGCGGGGAAGGTGGTTCTGGCCATTGAGGTGTACCACACGCACCGGATCGGCGAGGCCAAGGGCCGGGACCTGCCGGTGCCCTGGATTGAGGTGCCAGCCCGCGCGGTGCTGGAGAACATGCAGGTGTTCCAGCCGCTGGTCGAGGAGACCGTCACGAAAGCGGATCTGAAACGGGTCAAACCTGCAACGCCGTCTCTGCAGTGGAGTGCGGTTCAGGTCTTCGATCTGTTCACCCGCTGGCAGGACCTGCTGTTTCAGGGTCGCCGCTCACAGCAGACGGTGCTACCGGACCCGCTGTGTCAGACCTGTGAACAGACATGGTAGAAGGAGATGGAGCGTCGAAGCATGCGGTCCAGAGTGGCTGAGCTCGAAGTGAAGCGCGTCGCAGGCCTTGGTCCTGTCGCCTGGGTGACCCACCTCACCGTGGAGGAGCGGCGCCTGGAGTCGGCTGCCCGGTTGCGGGCGCTCGACGAAGACCGTGAGCAGCGGGCCAGAGATCACGCAGCCAGGCGGGAGGAGGATCTCCGTCGGCAGCGGGCGAAGTACGATGCCCGGCTGATGGAGCCACTGAGCCGGGCGGCGGAGCGGCTTCTGGATGAGCAGCCGCGCGCGATCCGGGAGGCGCTGACGTACCTCCGGGCGGAACTGCGGGACTTCAGCGTCCTGGAGGGGCGCATGCTGGTCGTGAAGGACTGCCAGAAGTGCGGAGTCAGACTGGTGCACATCGATACGGCCGAGTACTTTGGCACACTCGGGGTGTACGGCAGGTTGCTGAGGTACTGGAAGAAACCGGGCGCGGGCCGGGGCTGGGTGTTCAACGTCTGCCAGGCGTGTGGTGAGTGGCAGAAACGCGATACGGATGGACTCTCCTGGCGCTCGGCCATCAGCATTGACGGATACGTGTTTGTGGAAGTGCTGCGAGCATTCGGGCAGCTGCCAGCACCAGAAAGAAGGTAGGCTGGGTTTCAAAAGTTTTCGAGACACGGTCAGGCGTTCGAAGCGCGCCTGGCGGGTGTCGCGGCCTCCAGGGCCTGTACGATTGCCGACATGCGCGCCGGCGCTGCCTGCGCCGATGCCCTTCGCAGGCAGCGGCTGACCCTCCGCGCCGTCGACGTGCAGGTGGACGCCCACAGCTTCCGCGCCCGTCAGGGCGGACTCTGGAACACTGTGGAGGTTAGACGCGTCCTGGACGGAAA
Above is a window of Deinococcus sp. LM3 DNA encoding:
- a CDS encoding recombinase family protein, with the translated sequence MQIGYARVSKQHEQDTAAQLRALKDGGAERVFTEHASGGRWDRPELHKMLDQLREGDVVIVWKLDRLSRSLKDLLHLMELLGDRGVGFRSLTEAIDTTTPAGRMMMQMVGAFAEFERAMIRERTRAGLEQARLEGRVGGRKRKLLPHQEQDIRESVGSGRRTAAQCARLFGVHPSTITRLLRR
- a CDS encoding Tn3 family transposase; amino-acid sequence: MKHDWSPEELAGQFTLTHPERAFLGFKGEAASLSLAALLKTFQLQGEFLDHPQGVPGVVVDFLAQQLAVSPACWAEVDWSTRTARRYRDEVAHFCGFRAFRGLDETALIAHLMPLIADLNSDSETLKQQGREFLRGERLVPPTAERLGRCLRAAVNRQEARWLQGIQARLKPQSCQSLDALISTDAAADDLQPLLVIRSTLAALKDTAGRVKVDTVLEELAKLDELRALGLTSEVFTGVPPRVVGQYRRRAASEPPRELRRHPAPLRHVLLAALCWQRQTEVTDDLVELLIRVAHHIGTHAESKVEAELLRQLRRVRGKSALLFKLAKAARAQPEGAVREVIYPVVPEPVLDDLIREMEAEGNYDRQVRLVTRNSYGHHYRRAISLLLDALTFRCNNDRHRPIMRALELLAKYRDRRTLTFPLNEDVPLGGVVKDDWQALVLDDVEGRKVNRVTYEMCVLTTLRDKIRCKEVWVEGAGRFRNPDEDLPGDFEQKRAEYYSALAQPGEAQTFTRQLRTHMETALDALNTDLPTNARVKLVTSKKGKGRLSISPLAALPEPQNITRLAAALVQRWPMTNLLDVLKETELRTGFTTAFHSVAAREVLSREVVQRRLLLCLHGIGTNAGLKRMCSGGGEDSFADLQYIRRRYVHKEHLRAAISRVCNAIFQARDATLWGEATTACASDSKKFGAWDQNLMTEWHARYGGPGVMVYWHVEQHSVCIYSQLKSCSSSEVAAMIEGVLRHDTEMAVDKNYVDTHGQSEVGFAFCQLLGFQLLPRLKNIKHQKLYRPNKGEPEKYVHLQAILTRPIQWELIEQQYDEMIKLATALRLGTADAESILRRFTRQNVQHPTYRALAELGKAVKTAFLCDYLRQESLRREIHEGLQVIESWNSANDFILYGKGGEFTSNRIEEQEIQMLGLHLLQVSLVYVNTLMMQQVLSEPEWQGQLTGADLRALTPLKWQHINPYGTFTLNMHERLPLRV
- a CDS encoding IS4 family transposase; this translates as MKTLGNRPPHDTLQTALRSAFPVDARRLVVFTALILAVIQARTVVLYSLKTHVALPGSLTTRYQRLCRFVQFPFPEALFPRFALSFLPPGPVDLILDRTNWKLGQQDVNILLLSAVWNGFSLPLMWTLLPHGGASRSCVREALVERFLKLCPDREIRCLLADREFIGQHWFRFLDQHGIAPCIRLPARATIGAYCMPVWAVFKNLQVGEVRVWHRQTRIYGVNLRVAATQNAAGEMLYLAYRGHALPNMRRYALRWQTENLHAALKTRGFNLEDTGLTRAERVSSLLTVVSVAFIWACVTGEVVARRTATKVKKHGHRAVSVFRLGLDHLQDLLLHPSGASWRALSTLMPRFEG
- a CDS encoding thioredoxin fold domain-containing protein; amino-acid sequence: MRAIALICLFVCLLVSSAQAFTGITRGDLHGSSFKQDMSTSAVQPTIYLFVRPDCSSCALQISHLAVIQKQLGGIRVSLIVPDEAVARRTLLAGSSITAEVQEDRDAKIAVQYGLKSIPAIVFVDSGSVIRGFYEGLLSLEELEKLASEFSQGDLKTVLYAKGAPGARATPIEGVAWIDSRYTLLVFHQFDCEFCRQELPKVIQLSYDKPSLRMFVIAPSNISETQSQFKSAGAKNNIDILSDELSNRKIYNEYNVKATPTFILINELGEITWRLTGSGTGNTSLQKIPIR
- a CDS encoding HNH endonuclease signature motif containing protein produces the protein MSYPQIYNRETKRMEYLHRVVAAQQLGRPLEPGEVVHHLNGDKKDARPENLLVLQADEHIWVEWLLRRWRQGQPFLLQDAIPENLKTCFPA
- a CDS encoding ParA family protein, which translates into the protein MYKIAIANDKGGVGKTTTAVMLATLLAERGPTLLIDADEKTASAMEWAQAGPGLSCDVVPMEAFENLALDPYSYLVFDTKAGEEAGDLLALSRAVDLLIVPTKPDALSLRALPKTLAPLMEQGVSNYRVLITDVPPAPSTDGHEARVALMDLNVPVFSRDIRRASAFNKAALAGTRVRDVKGDQRAKLAHMDYDLVLKEILKSVTPR
- a CDS encoding RNA-guided endonuclease TnpB family protein gives rise to the protein MRVTISAKLKLRHSPEQKAMLDAVSLAYRDALNFASEKAFEMDKTSSAPKLHKETYAVLRERFGLGAQLACTVERQVAANYKTQWTKLKQNIQARERGFTKRRYKGLDAAPRFVSRTLEYQYQRDYSWKKDGRVSISTLAGRIVLEFDGYTKHLEYIAQGCETGAAKLSYQKSKKQYFLIVALNLDLPDPRPTDHKNVVGVDVGQRYHFVATDKDGQSLFEKGAAVRQRKDQFARTRKSLQRKGTRSATRRLVAISSRERRFVADRNHLLSKMLLTRFPGSIFGLEDLTNIHDRTEGRRNPKASKKAKRAKRRRSQWSFAELQSSLAYKAPLHGSLAVRVEAHYTSQACYKCGHTSKGNRPGAGLEFVCKVCGHRGHADRVASVNIGLRTMLVRQDWMSTGALSVRPDVSDVEVKAARLSRYAELRWNPDTSLAL
- a CDS encoding competence protein CoiA family protein; translated protein: MAMKLAVPFAVDEQQRLIRPADAQRHHVYWCLQCGHRVHFKPGKVRTAHFFHAHGSQCSGESVLHLAAKRALVEVLPGLTEVGLLLPCRHFDCREAELVVYPLPTFDQVQAEETLGEYRLDVALLQAGKVVLAIEVYHTHRIGEAKGRDLPVPWIEVPARAVLENMQVFQPLVEETVTKADLKRVKPATPSLQWSAVQVFDLFTRWQDLLFQGRRSQQTVLPDPLCQTCEQTW